The Aneurinibacillus uraniidurans genome segment GTTGTTACAGCAGGGAAAAAGGCGGTAGCTGTTCCGGAGACTATTCCTGCTGTAGCAAAAGAAGAGAAAGTAAACGATCTGCTATCGTCCCAAAAAACGGGAGAGAAACCGACTGCTGAGCCGAAAAAAGCAGTTGCGACTAAAGAGCCCTCCCCTCTTTTTCGGCTAGCTGTCTCGGGTGACACGGCATATCGCAGTGCCTCGGTTCGTCCGGCAGCAGGCGCAGACTTTCATCTGATTCCGGTATACGGATTTACACCAGGTGGTGACATTCCGGCCTGGCTTGTACAAGCGGCGAAGAATGGGGCGGCGGGCATTGATGTGGCCAATAGTGATGTTTTGGCGGGCAAAGCACGTGAACAGGTAACAGCAGAAATAAAACGGCTGCGCAATCAGAATATCCCGGTACTTGGATATGGCACGCAGGCGGAGGCATTTGCCCCGTATATTCGTGAGAAAAATGGAACGAAGTATGGCATGCTTGCCTTCTCGCGCATCGTTCCTTCCGTGGATTGGAAAGCAGAAGCAGGACAAGCGGGGGTGGCAGATGCATATGGTACGCACATTTTGGATGATATTCGGCGTGCCAAAAAGCAGGCAGACGTAGTTGTCGTCAACATGTTTTGGGGAGCATCTGATAGTACGAAGCCTGAGCGCTACCAGAAAGATATGGCGCAGGAGCTTATTGATGCAGGTGCAGACGTCATTATTGGACATCGCGCGCAGGCTGTACAGCCATATGAAGTATATAAAGGGAAATATATTTTTTATAATATTGGTTCACAGCAAGTAGAGCTAGCATTCGAGGGAAAAGTGTTGAAAGAAGCAGCCTTCGTAACCGGCTCCAATAAAAAAATAATTACAATCCAGAAATAAAAGATAATTT includes the following:
- a CDS encoding CapA family protein, with protein sequence MNSEMTAIVEKMREFRLDAGITLQEIEQGTGISIQRLKRIEQGTSPLTVEEMEALLSFYQLDANEVLSYGSLQAQKVQKQSRLTKGVIWAAIFVVAGYGGYQGYQVVTAGKKAVAVPETIPAVAKEEKVNDLLSSQKTGEKPTAEPKKAVATKEPSPLFRLAVSGDTAYRSASVRPAAGADFHLIPVYGFTPGGDIPAWLVQAAKNGAAGIDVANSDVLAGKAREQVTAEIKRLRNQNIPVLGYGTQAEAFAPYIREKNGTKYGMLAFSRIVPSVDWKAEAGQAGVADAYGTHILDDIRRAKKQADVVVVNMFWGASDSTKPERYQKDMAQELIDAGADVIIGHRAQAVQPYEVYKGKYIFYNIGSQQVELAFEGKVLKEAAFVTGSNKKIITIQK